From the genome of Anaerolineae bacterium:
GGTACCGATGCCGTTTCATCTGGCCGTGGGGACGTACGGCAACATCGCCGGCGCGCTGGGGCGGCTGGGCCGGCTGTTGGAGCGCTTCCGCTTTGCCCCCATGCGCGACGTCCTGGCGCAAGGGGGCTGGCTGGAGGGATGAGGAGGGGATATGCATCTGGAGACGCGCATTTTCCTGCTGGCCGGCGGCGTCATCATCCTGTTCCTGGTGGTGAACCTGGTGCGGACGCGCCGGCTGAAAGAGGAATTCGCCCTGCTGTGGCTGGGCGCGGCGGTGCTGATGGTGCTGGCGCCGTTGGGGCTGGTGGACCTGCTGGACAAGCTGGCCTACGCCGTCGGCATCGAGTACCCGCCGGCGCTCATCTTCACCATCGCCGTGGTGTGCCTGCTGGGCATCCTGTTCCAGTTTTCCCTGCGCATCTCGCGCTTCAGCGACCAGATCAAGGTGCTGGCCCAGG
Proteins encoded in this window:
- a CDS encoding DUF2304 domain-containing protein — its product is MHLETRIFLLAGGVIILFLVVNLVRTRRLKEEFALLWLGAAVLMVLAPLGLVDLLDKLAYAVGIEYPPALIFTIAVVCLLGILFQFSLRISRFSDQIKVLAQ